In Phycisphaerae bacterium, one genomic interval encodes:
- a CDS encoding MarR family transcriptional regulator: MPETAQLAEAILAMSKKSWIEASSETAEITESEFLALDYLAEVGTATVGEAQKHMRVVPAQMSRLLRRLQAAKLVTSGINREDRRRVDMTISESGRAVHAKYRTAKLAPIVAALDRLSRDEREAFMKLVNKMTER, encoded by the coding sequence ATGCCTGAGACTGCCCAACTGGCCGAAGCGATCCTCGCGATGAGCAAGAAGTCGTGGATCGAGGCGTCGAGCGAAACCGCCGAGATCACGGAATCCGAGTTCCTCGCGCTGGACTATCTGGCCGAAGTGGGGACGGCCACCGTGGGTGAGGCGCAGAAGCACATGAGGGTCGTCCCGGCGCAGATGTCCCGTTTGTTGCGACGGCTCCAGGCCGCCAAGCTCGTCACATCCGGCATCAACCGCGAGGATCGCCGTCGGGTGGACATGACCATCAGCGAATCCGGGCGGGCCGTACACGCGAAGTACCGCACGGCTAAGCTCGCCCCCATCGTCGCCGCGTTGGATCGCCTGAGCCGCGATGAGCGCGAAGCGTTCATGAAGCTCGTCAACAAGATGACGGAGCGCTGA
- a CDS encoding PQQ-dependent sugar dehydrogenase — protein sequence MEPPPDSQPATTIALETVAQGLTSPLALASPSDGTGRLFVVDQVGKIWIIDAGGNRNARPFLDFGTNLVALNGAYDERGLLGLAFHPEYASNGRFFVRYSASRDGQPEEGCNDPAGFVVGCHSEVLAEYRVSTGDPDMADPESERILLAVDKPQFNHNGGQIAFGPDGYLYVGFGDGGGANDNEEGHTSDLGNGQDLTTLLGKILRIDVDSGDPYAIPADNPFVNEPGAQPEIWAFGLRNPWRFSFDIGGDRRLFVADAGQNLFEEVDIIVPGGNYGWHIREGMHCFDPLNPGMPPNDCATVDRNGNPLIGPIIEYPHVAEAGHVAGIAAIGGFVYRGAAIPELSGWYVFGDFSTDFISSDGTLFAAQENSDGTWTLNELVVAGRTGGRIGRFILGFGQDETGEVYVLTTANVGPTGDTGEVHKIVLAP from the coding sequence ATGGAACCGCCGCCCGACTCGCAGCCGGCGACCACCATTGCCTTAGAGACGGTGGCACAAGGGCTCACGTCACCGCTCGCCTTGGCCTCTCCTTCGGACGGCACGGGCCGACTTTTCGTAGTGGATCAGGTCGGGAAAATCTGGATCATCGATGCCGGTGGTAATCGCAACGCCCGGCCGTTTCTTGACTTTGGCACGAATCTCGTGGCGCTCAACGGAGCGTATGATGAACGCGGCCTGCTCGGTTTGGCGTTTCACCCGGAGTACGCGAGCAACGGACGGTTTTTTGTGCGCTACAGCGCGTCCCGCGACGGGCAGCCAGAGGAGGGGTGTAACGACCCCGCGGGGTTCGTCGTTGGCTGCCACTCGGAAGTGCTTGCGGAATATCGGGTTTCCACGGGAGACCCGGACATGGCCGATCCCGAGTCGGAGCGCATTCTGCTGGCCGTCGACAAGCCGCAATTCAACCACAACGGCGGACAAATCGCCTTTGGTCCGGACGGTTACCTCTACGTGGGCTTTGGAGACGGAGGCGGGGCCAACGACAATGAGGAAGGCCACACGTCGGACCTTGGAAACGGGCAGGACCTCACGACGCTGCTAGGCAAGATTCTGCGCATCGACGTCGATAGCGGCGATCCGTACGCCATTCCGGCGGACAATCCGTTTGTTAACGAGCCGGGAGCACAGCCCGAAATCTGGGCCTTCGGCTTGCGAAACCCGTGGCGATTCTCATTTGACATCGGCGGTGACCGTCGGCTGTTCGTGGCCGATGCGGGGCAAAACTTGTTTGAGGAAGTCGATATCATTGTTCCGGGCGGCAACTACGGTTGGCACATTCGAGAAGGCATGCACTGCTTTGATCCGTTGAACCCCGGCATGCCGCCAAACGATTGCGCGACGGTCGATCGCAACGGCAACCCGTTGATCGGCCCGATCATCGAATACCCGCACGTCGCAGAAGCGGGCCATGTCGCGGGGATCGCGGCCATCGGTGGCTTCGTGTATCGCGGCGCTGCGATCCCCGAACTGTCTGGCTGGTATGTCTTCGGTGATTTCAGCACGGATTTCATTTCGAGTGATGGAACGCTGTTCGCAGCACAAGAGAACTCCGACGGGACTTGGACGCTGAACGAACTGGTTGTGGCGGGAAGGACGGGAGGCCGGATCGGCAGGTTCATTCTTGGCTTCGGTCAGGACGAAACGGGTGAGGTCTACGTATTGACAACCGCCAACGTAGGACCGACCGGCGACACGGGTGAGGTCCACAAGATCGTTTTGGCTCCCTAA
- a CDS encoding TetR/AcrR family transcriptional regulator — protein MKRNTSGAPTTPARSSKREAILHEAAKLFAKHGYADTDVQVVADRAKVGKGTVYRYFDDKKGLFLTVSEMVWRELHQYILERITKGRTAIEQIGLGVRANFEFFQRHPHYIEIAMIERATFQDTIEATQYSYRKSNIEGLHRVLEEAVREGRLRRIDVPAVADLLCNLTYGTIVAHTMTGRRRELVRQTNLIMDMFQRGFGT, from the coding sequence ATGAAGAGGAACACCAGCGGTGCTCCAACCACGCCAGCCCGCAGCAGCAAGCGGGAGGCCATCCTGCATGAAGCGGCCAAGCTCTTTGCCAAGCACGGCTATGCGGACACCGACGTGCAAGTCGTCGCTGACCGGGCCAAGGTGGGGAAGGGTACGGTCTACCGCTACTTTGACGACAAGAAGGGTCTGTTCCTCACCGTGTCGGAAATGGTCTGGCGCGAGTTGCACCAGTACATCCTGGAGAGGATTACCAAGGGCCGCACCGCGATCGAGCAGATCGGCCTGGGCGTCCGAGCCAATTTCGAGTTCTTCCAACGGCACCCGCATTACATCGAAATCGCCATGATCGAGCGAGCCACGTTTCAGGACACCATCGAGGCCACGCAGTACTCCTATCGCAAGTCGAACATCGAGGGGCTTCACCGGGTGCTGGAAGAGGCCGTGCGGGAGGGCAGACTTCGGCGGATCGACGTGCCCGCCGTGGCTGACCTCCTGTGCAATCTGACCTATGGTACGATCGTCGCGCACACGATGACGGGCCGACGCCGAGAACTCGTGCGTCAGACGAACCTCATCATGGACATGTTTCAGCGCGGGTTTGGCACGTAG
- a CDS encoding efflux transporter outer membrane subunit, whose product MSGRLRVLRVRGAARFPLRGELESRQFRDSSAPPSSATFYERATPRPHRRTPAAYRAAVLGLASALLLPGCAVGPDYRSPRTDVPVRWHQSASNGLAPGDASVELWWQVFDDDLLSDLIYRAAENNLDLRLAILRIREARALRGIAAGELLPALSGQGSYERSKASANSLGGALSRPGATSLGARFRDSVARGVAGNALGQGLTSALPGAAGVSNTLASSLIGLIPQRRELPETDEQDLFATGFDASWEIDVFGGIRRNVESADAALHATVEDYRGVLVSLLAEVASTFIDVRRLQARIEATAQNIDLQRQTLSLTQSRFRLGLTSELDVRQAETNLATTEAELPLLQTALALAIYRMGVLIGQEPSAVWDELSAERAIPKPPSEVLVGVPVDILRRRPDIRAAERRLASQFAQIGVATADLYPRFTLSGTFAFEATDFNHAIDTRSIAYGFGPTVRWNIFDGLRNLHRIAAEEAAAQQAYVAYEQTVLLALEEVEGALVGYKREQDRYAALDRAVGAARRSTQVAERQYRDGLTDFQRVLDAQRSLVVLEDALAQSRGQIAVDLVAIYKALGGGWTLDAMPQGEYLDEPSGALADSVGYFFSGGRESPPWEGAPEDDREEPSDAEKPDAPPAGVEPTTEREPGSNPE is encoded by the coding sequence ATGAGCGGTCGTTTGCGTGTCCTGCGGGTTAGAGGTGCTGCGCGCTTCCCGTTACGCGGGGAGCTGGAATCACGGCAGTTCCGCGACAGCAGCGCGCCACCGTCATCGGCAACATTCTACGAGCGGGCCACGCCCCGGCCGCATCGGCGAACGCCGGCCGCGTACCGGGCCGCCGTCCTGGGTCTGGCATCGGCATTGCTCCTGCCCGGTTGCGCTGTCGGGCCGGACTATCGCTCGCCGCGGACGGATGTTCCCGTCCGCTGGCACCAATCGGCGAGCAACGGGCTGGCGCCCGGAGACGCGAGCGTCGAGTTATGGTGGCAGGTTTTCGACGATGACCTGCTCTCCGACCTCATTTACCGGGCGGCTGAGAACAACCTCGATCTTCGTCTCGCTATCTTGCGCATCCGCGAAGCCCGCGCGCTGCGCGGCATCGCCGCCGGGGAGCTGCTGCCGGCACTGTCTGGTCAGGGCAGCTATGAGCGCTCGAAAGCCAGCGCCAACAGCCTGGGCGGCGCCCTGTCGCGTCCGGGGGCGACAAGCCTTGGGGCACGGTTCAGGGACTCGGTTGCGCGAGGCGTCGCAGGCAACGCTCTCGGCCAAGGTCTAACTTCGGCGCTGCCGGGCGCGGCGGGGGTGAGCAACACGCTGGCCAGCAGCCTGATCGGCCTGATTCCGCAGCGGAGGGAGCTACCCGAGACCGACGAGCAGGATCTCTTCGCTACCGGCTTTGACGCCTCGTGGGAGATCGACGTCTTCGGCGGCATTCGTCGCAACGTGGAGTCTGCCGATGCCGCCCTGCACGCAACAGTCGAGGACTATCGCGGCGTGCTCGTCTCGCTGCTGGCCGAGGTCGCGTCGACGTTTATCGACGTGCGCAGGCTTCAGGCCCGCATCGAAGCGACGGCTCAGAACATCGATCTCCAAAGACAAACGCTCTCTCTTACACAGTCGCGCTTCAGGCTCGGTTTAACGTCTGAACTCGATGTTCGCCAGGCCGAGACCAATCTGGCCACCACGGAGGCGGAACTCCCCCTGCTCCAAACGGCGCTGGCCCTCGCCATCTACCGCATGGGCGTGCTGATTGGCCAGGAGCCGTCAGCGGTGTGGGACGAGTTGTCCGCGGAACGGGCGATTCCCAAGCCTCCCTCGGAAGTTCTGGTCGGCGTCCCCGTCGACATTCTCCGCCGGCGGCCGGACATCCGTGCCGCTGAACGGCGCCTTGCCTCTCAATTCGCCCAGATCGGTGTCGCCACGGCCGATCTCTATCCGCGCTTCACGTTGTCGGGGACGTTCGCTTTCGAGGCGACGGATTTCAATCATGCAATCGATACGCGCAGCATCGCCTATGGATTCGGGCCCACCGTGCGATGGAATATTTTCGACGGGCTGCGGAATCTGCACCGGATTGCCGCGGAAGAGGCCGCTGCGCAGCAAGCCTATGTTGCGTACGAACAAACGGTGTTGCTCGCGCTGGAAGAGGTCGAGGGGGCGCTGGTCGGCTACAAGCGCGAGCAGGATCGCTACGCCGCGCTTGACCGAGCGGTCGGGGCCGCCCGTCGCTCAACCCAGGTCGCCGAACGGCAGTACCGCGACGGCCTGACCGATTTCCAGCGCGTCCTGGATGCCCAGCGCTCGCTCGTTGTCCTGGAGGACGCCCTGGCGCAGAGCCGCGGTCAGATTGCCGTGGACCTCGTGGCCATCTACAAGGCCCTGGGAGGAGGCTGGACCCTGGACGCCATGCCCCAGGGCGAATACCTGGACGAGCCGTCCGGCGCTCTTGCGGACTCGGTTGGCTACTTCTTCTCAGGCGGCAGGGAATCCCCGCCATGGGAAGGAGCGCCGGAAGATGACCGGGAGGAACCGTCGGACGCCGAGAAACCGGACGCCCCTCCGGCCGGTGTCGAACCGACCACAGAAAGAGAACCTGGGAGTAACCCTGAATGA
- a CDS encoding efflux RND transporter periplasmic adaptor subunit: MKNKRTRCTLITIVGLSAVALNLGGCERGQATGPPQKPVPEVAVVTVSSEPVTLTTELPGRVASFLEADVRPQVSGIIQSRLFEEGQGVEAGMVLYQIAPARYQATYDRAKAALAVAEAELPAIQSRLERYRSALAENAVSQQDYDDTAAAVQQAEATIALRRAEVESAHIDLSYTRITAPISGRIGKSKVTVGSLVTTDQPAALATIHQFDPAYVDVPQSSKQFLELRRDLETGRLKAEGGRAVRVVLEEGTAYPLEGTLQFRDVQVDPTTGSFVLRITVPNPDHVLLPGMFVRAVVQEGVVQEAILVPQEGVSRNPKGEAIALVVDDGGKVEQRTLVLNRALGRRWLVDSGLAVGDRLIVEGLQNVRPGADVKVVSAESRTPGAQGDRTQEVVATSNQGTP; the protein is encoded by the coding sequence ATGAAGAACAAGAGAACTCGATGCACCTTGATTACCATCGTGGGACTGTCCGCCGTCGCGCTGAATCTGGGCGGCTGTGAACGAGGGCAGGCTACCGGTCCTCCGCAGAAGCCGGTGCCCGAGGTTGCCGTAGTCACCGTATCGTCGGAGCCGGTGACGCTGACCACTGAACTGCCCGGCCGCGTGGCTTCCTTTCTCGAAGCGGATGTACGGCCCCAGGTCAGCGGCATCATCCAGTCGCGCCTGTTCGAGGAGGGACAGGGTGTCGAGGCGGGCATGGTTCTCTACCAGATTGCCCCCGCCCGCTACCAGGCGACGTACGATCGCGCCAAGGCGGCGCTCGCCGTGGCGGAAGCGGAGCTGCCTGCAATCCAATCCCGCCTGGAACGCTACCGCAGCGCTCTGGCCGAGAACGCGGTGAGCCAGCAGGACTACGATGACACGGCCGCCGCTGTGCAGCAGGCTGAGGCGACGATCGCGCTGCGTCGGGCGGAAGTGGAAAGTGCCCATATCGACCTGTCCTATACGCGGATAACGGCTCCCATTTCGGGGCGCATTGGCAAGTCCAAGGTGACGGTCGGAAGCCTTGTGACGACCGACCAGCCTGCCGCGCTCGCGACGATCCACCAGTTCGACCCTGCTTACGTCGATGTGCCCCAGTCCTCCAAGCAGTTCCTCGAACTGCGCCGTGACTTGGAAACCGGGCGACTCAAGGCGGAGGGCGGCCGTGCCGTGCGGGTCGTCCTCGAAGAAGGGACGGCCTATCCCTTGGAGGGAACGCTCCAGTTCCGCGACGTACAGGTAGATCCCACCACCGGGTCGTTCGTCCTGCGCATCACCGTGCCGAATCCGGATCATGTTCTCTTGCCGGGCATGTTCGTGCGAGCCGTCGTCCAGGAGGGGGTCGTTCAGGAGGCGATCCTGGTTCCGCAGGAGGGCGTCAGCCGCAACCCCAAGGGAGAGGCGATCGCGCTGGTGGTCGACGACGGCGGCAAGGTCGAGCAGCGGACGCTCGTGCTGAATCGAGCTCTGGGCCGCAGGTGGCTGGTCGACTCGGGCCTGGCGGTGGGGGATCGGCTGATTGTTGAAGGCCTGCAGAATGTGCGGCCGGGCGCCGATGTCAAAGTCGTTTCGGCGGAAAGTCGGACGCCCGGCGCGCAGGGCGATCGGACGCAGGAAGTCGTGGCGACGTCGAATCAAGGAACGCCGTGA
- a CDS encoding efflux RND transporter permease subunit yields MSNFFLERPVFAWVIAIVIMLAGALAIYSLPISQYPPIAPPSIAVDAFYPGASAETVENSVVQIIEQKMTGLNRLLYMSATSDSSGAGRLELTFEPGTDPDLAWAEVQNKLQLATASLPDVVQRQGITVSKSTRNYLIIVGLVSEDGSMDDIDLADYAQANVENVLARVPGVGEVQVFSTQYAMRIWLDPDKLTAYGLVIEDVTAALRDYNVEVSAGQLGGAPAMEGQRLNASIVVQNLLQTPEEFAAIPLRTNPDGSIVRVQDVGRTELGTERYGSRTRFNGRPSAALAVRQVPGANSLETADAVKAKMGELARYFPPGMKEIYPYDTTPFVKVAIEEVVKTLLEAIVLVFLVMYLFLGNMRATLIPTIAVPVVVLGTFAALGLFGFSINMLTMFAMVLAIGLLVDDAIVVVENVERVMSEEGLPPREATRKSMAEITSALIGIGVVLSAVFGPMAFFSGSTGVIYRQFSVTLIAAMLLSVVVALILTPVLCASLLKPVPKGHEAAETGARFLRPFFHWFDRIFNWCRSVYLKVVGYALSRKLRFAVAYLLIVAAMGYLFMRMPTAYLPEEDQGIMFVQAQLPEGATLEQTDEVMTKVREHFLKEEEEAVASCLTISGRSFSGVAQNAGMAFVKLKDWEIRDRPELKVNAIVGRAMAEFSRIREARVFAFPPPAVLELGQAGGFDFQLQDRGGLGHGALMAARNQLLQLAVADPGLTRVRPNGLEDVSEYRIDVDWEKAGALGVPIDAIHNTVSAAFGSAYVNDFIQGGRVKRVYVQLDAPYRMLPGDLDRLYVRNDQSLMTPFHTLASGRWSFGSPRLERYNAFPSINFWGEPAPGRSSGEAMDTMEAFVDQLPRGIGFDWTGISYQERLATAQGPTLYAFSIIVIFLCLAALYESWIVPITILLALPLGIVGGVLGSSLRGMPNDVYFQIGLLTVLGLTTKNAILIVQFALAKAREGMGLIEATLEGSRLRLRPIVMTSLAFGFGVLPLATAAGAGAGAQVAIGTGVLGGVVTATFLATVFVPLFFVAVYSTFGRRLRHAAEPQFPVSGTA; encoded by the coding sequence ATATCCAACTTCTTTCTAGAGCGCCCGGTCTTCGCCTGGGTGATCGCGATCGTCATCATGCTCGCCGGGGCCCTGGCGATCTACAGCCTGCCGATTTCGCAATACCCGCCGATTGCCCCGCCGTCGATCGCCGTCGATGCCTTCTACCCCGGCGCTTCCGCCGAGACCGTCGAAAACAGCGTGGTTCAGATCATCGAACAGAAGATGACGGGCCTGAACCGCCTCCTGTACATGTCGGCTACCAGCGACTCTTCCGGGGCCGGCCGGCTGGAACTCACGTTCGAGCCAGGCACCGATCCGGACTTGGCCTGGGCCGAGGTCCAGAACAAGCTTCAGCTTGCCACGGCGAGTCTACCCGACGTGGTGCAGCGCCAGGGCATCACGGTGAGCAAATCCACGCGGAACTACCTGATCATCGTCGGGCTGGTTTCGGAAGACGGAAGCATGGACGACATCGACCTGGCGGACTATGCCCAGGCCAATGTGGAGAACGTGCTCGCTCGGGTGCCGGGCGTAGGAGAGGTGCAGGTCTTCAGCACGCAATATGCCATGCGGATCTGGCTCGATCCAGACAAGCTGACGGCCTACGGCTTGGTGATCGAGGACGTGACCGCGGCGTTGCGGGATTACAACGTGGAAGTCTCCGCCGGCCAGTTAGGCGGAGCACCGGCCATGGAGGGTCAGAGGCTGAACGCCTCGATCGTCGTCCAGAACCTGCTTCAGACTCCGGAGGAGTTCGCGGCGATTCCGCTGCGCACCAATCCGGATGGTTCGATCGTGCGCGTCCAGGATGTGGGGCGAACCGAGTTGGGCACCGAGCGCTACGGCAGCCGGACGCGTTTCAACGGGCGTCCTTCAGCAGCCCTGGCGGTTCGGCAGGTGCCCGGAGCGAACTCCCTCGAGACCGCGGATGCGGTCAAGGCCAAGATGGGCGAGCTGGCCCGCTACTTTCCGCCGGGCATGAAGGAGATATATCCCTACGACACGACCCCATTTGTGAAGGTCGCCATCGAAGAGGTGGTCAAGACGCTGCTCGAAGCCATCGTGCTGGTCTTTCTGGTGATGTATCTTTTCCTCGGCAACATGCGGGCCACCCTGATTCCGACGATCGCCGTGCCGGTCGTCGTCCTGGGGACGTTCGCAGCCCTGGGGCTGTTCGGCTTCTCGATCAACATGCTGACCATGTTCGCGATGGTGTTGGCGATCGGCCTGCTCGTCGATGACGCCATCGTGGTCGTCGAAAACGTGGAACGGGTCATGAGCGAGGAAGGGCTTCCGCCCCGCGAGGCGACGCGGAAGTCCATGGCCGAGATCACCAGCGCGCTGATCGGAATCGGCGTGGTGTTGTCGGCGGTGTTCGGGCCGATGGCCTTCTTCAGCGGCTCGACCGGGGTTATCTACCGCCAGTTCTCCGTAACTCTCATCGCCGCCATGCTGCTGTCCGTCGTCGTGGCTCTTATCCTGACGCCGGTTCTTTGCGCCTCACTGCTCAAGCCCGTGCCCAAGGGGCACGAAGCGGCCGAGACAGGCGCGCGCTTCCTGCGGCCCTTTTTCCACTGGTTCGACCGGATCTTCAACTGGTGTAGAAGCGTGTACCTGAAGGTGGTGGGCTACGCGCTGTCTCGCAAGCTGCGTTTCGCCGTCGCCTATTTGCTGATCGTCGCGGCGATGGGCTATTTGTTCATGCGCATGCCCACGGCGTACCTCCCGGAAGAGGATCAGGGCATTATGTTCGTCCAGGCGCAGCTGCCCGAGGGAGCAACCCTGGAGCAGACCGACGAGGTCATGACCAAGGTCCGCGAGCATTTCCTGAAGGAAGAGGAAGAAGCGGTCGCTTCCTGCCTTACCATCTCCGGCCGCAGTTTTTCCGGCGTCGCGCAAAATGCCGGCATGGCCTTCGTCAAGCTCAAGGACTGGGAGATCCGGGATCGCCCGGAACTGAAGGTGAATGCGATTGTTGGTCGCGCCATGGCCGAGTTCTCGAGGATCCGCGAGGCGCGGGTGTTCGCGTTCCCGCCTCCAGCCGTTCTTGAGTTAGGGCAAGCCGGGGGATTCGACTTCCAGTTACAGGATCGCGGTGGGCTCGGGCACGGAGCGTTGATGGCGGCCCGCAACCAGTTGCTTCAACTGGCGGTTGCAGACCCTGGCCTGACCCGCGTCCGCCCGAACGGGCTGGAGGACGTATCCGAGTACCGCATCGACGTGGACTGGGAGAAGGCCGGGGCGCTGGGTGTGCCGATCGACGCCATCCACAACACCGTTTCAGCAGCATTCGGCAGCGCCTACGTGAACGACTTCATTCAGGGCGGACGAGTCAAGCGGGTATACGTCCAGCTCGACGCGCCCTACCGCATGCTGCCGGGCGATCTGGACCGGTTGTACGTGCGAAATGACCAGAGTCTCATGACCCCGTTTCACACGCTGGCGTCCGGGCGCTGGAGCTTCGGGTCTCCGCGACTGGAGCGGTACAACGCATTTCCATCGATCAATTTCTGGGGCGAACCCGCCCCCGGCCGCAGCTCCGGTGAAGCCATGGACACCATGGAAGCGTTTGTCGATCAACTGCCGCGCGGGATCGGTTTCGACTGGACCGGGATCTCCTACCAGGAGCGTCTGGCCACGGCCCAGGGACCGACCCTCTATGCTTTCTCGATCATTGTGATCTTTCTTTGTCTTGCGGCGCTATACGAGAGCTGGATCGTCCCCATCACGATTCTGCTGGCATTGCCGCTCGGCATCGTCGGCGGTGTCCTGGGTTCCTCGCTGCGGGGGATGCCCAACGACGTTTACTTTCAGATCGGACTGCTCACCGTTCTCGGGTTGACAACCAAAAACGCCATCCTGATCGTCCAGTTTGCCTTGGCCAAGGCGCGCGAGGGAATGGGCCTGATCGAAGCCACGCTCGAGGGTTCACGATTGCGACTACGTCCGATCGTCATGACTTCACTAGCGTTCGGTTTCGGCGTCCTGCCGCTGGCTACCGCCGCAGGCGCCGGCGCGGGCGCGCAGGTCGCCATCGGCACCGGAGTCCTGGGCGGTGTGGTCACAGCGACGTTTCTGGCAACCGTTTTCGTGCCGCTCTTCTTCGTAGCCGTGTATAGCACATTCGGCCGAAGACTGCGCCACGCTGCGGAGCCCCAATTCCCCGTGAGCGGAACTGCCTGA
- a CDS encoding enoyl-CoA hydratase/isomerase family protein yields MGGAYTDYPSDDLRFWSTEVVGSVTILRFAPGSISVGVDLRRIGTLWELFDELVVGPHRLLLTSFPSSGLNHGALVQLNECFRRVNVADESTYAGDSRARTELAREEVAMQRYITYLRDPRLFVVGSYQGELDIHFLGLLLACDFRIASEDTVIVNRGHPLGVSPATAVPWFLTRIVGQDHALEILLGCEELSARRAYELGFVHRLTKTGSHERDSIAFVEAVAAKGVKNLLRLKRALGRSSVPLDKYLEVEGVGLEHLPVTTPFCTNCGYNLTGNVSGTCPECGRAIHQDGGE; encoded by the coding sequence ATGGGCGGCGCATACACTGACTACCCGAGCGACGACCTTCGCTTCTGGTCGACGGAGGTCGTTGGGTCGGTTACCATCCTGCGATTTGCCCCCGGCTCAATTTCTGTCGGGGTGGACTTGCGCCGCATCGGGACGCTTTGGGAGCTGTTTGATGAGCTTGTCGTCGGTCCGCACCGGTTGCTCCTCACCAGCTTCCCGTCGAGCGGACTGAACCATGGAGCATTGGTTCAGCTCAACGAGTGCTTTCGCCGTGTGAACGTGGCTGATGAGTCAACATATGCCGGCGACTCCCGGGCGCGCACGGAGTTGGCCCGCGAAGAAGTCGCGATGCAGCGGTATATCACGTACCTCCGCGACCCTCGGCTCTTCGTGGTGGGGTCGTACCAAGGCGAGCTCGACATTCACTTCTTGGGTTTGCTACTTGCGTGTGACTTCCGGATCGCTTCAGAGGACACCGTGATCGTAAACCGCGGGCATCCGCTCGGCGTAAGCCCTGCTACGGCCGTGCCTTGGTTTCTCACGCGGATCGTAGGCCAGGATCACGCCCTGGAGATCTTGCTCGGATGCGAGGAGCTATCGGCACGCCGCGCGTACGAGCTGGGCTTCGTTCATCGCTTGACCAAGACAGGGTCGCACGAACGCGATTCAATTGCCTTTGTTGAGGCTGTAGCAGCAAAGGGAGTAAAGAATCTTCTCAGGCTAAAACGCGCGCTCGGCAGATCATCCGTTCCGCTCGACAAGTACCTTGAGGTCGAGGGAGTCGGTCTGGAACATCTACCAGTCACGACGCCGTTCTGTACCAACTGTGGTTACAACCTCACAGGCAACGTGAGCGGAACGTGCCCGGAGTGCGGCAGGGCCATCCATCAGGACGGTGGTGAATGA
- a CDS encoding efflux RND transporter permease subunit, with the protein MAVGKRSALGGLADPMQGSFGYLFLARYPATVIVYMVLASQFESLVHPFTIMLALPLSVVGAFGLLILSDMTVSIYTMIGLILLMGLVTKNGVLLVDFINTLRHRDGLERDAAILKAGPIRLRPILMTTLALIFGMLPIALGTGAGSESRQPMAIAVIGGLTTSTLLTLIVVPAVYTIVDDLVHPSTWRVARWLRRKTIRATHG; encoded by the coding sequence ATGGCAGTTGGAAAGCGCAGCGCCTTGGGCGGCCTGGCCGACCCCATGCAAGGGTCGTTCGGCTACCTGTTCCTCGCGCGCTACCCAGCGACCGTCATCGTCTACATGGTGCTGGCTTCTCAGTTCGAGAGCCTAGTCCATCCCTTCACAATCATGCTCGCGTTGCCACTTTCGGTTGTCGGTGCCTTCGGCTTGTTGATTCTGAGCGATATGACGGTGAGCATTTATACGATGATCGGCCTCATCCTCCTAATGGGGTTGGTTACGAAGAACGGCGTATTGCTGGTGGACTTCATCAACACGCTTCGCCACCGTGACGGGCTGGAGCGGGATGCGGCGATCCTCAAGGCCGGGCCTATTCGTCTCCGTCCGATCCTAATGACGACCCTCGCCCTGATCTTCGGCATGCTTCCCATCGCCCTGGGAACGGGAGCGGGTTCTGAATCACGCCAGCCGATGGCGATCGCCGTCATCGGCGGCTTGACGACTTCCACGCTGCTCACGCTGATCGTCGTGCCGGCGGTCTACACGATTGTCGATGATTTGGTGCATCCATCCACCTGGCGGGTGGCTCGCTGGCTAAGACGCAAGACGATACGCGCGACGCACGGCTGA
- a CDS encoding plasmid pRiA4b ORF-3 family protein: MVSTYSQARAYVIKITLVGTKPSIWRRFCVPGEISLDRLHDIIQIVMGWQETHLHCFEIEGRRYAEELEDAGDDGEQEAKIRLSDLIVTEKAKFFYEYDFGDAWCHELQVERIDDIPKGHCLRVTCLDGKQSCPPEDVGGIDGFAEFLQAIRNARHPEHEAFREWAGEDFDPRHFDVDEVNIELAKYARWSRPRALEQDLQVPRI; encoded by the coding sequence ATGGTTTCGACTTATTCGCAAGCAAGAGCTTACGTGATCAAGATCACGCTGGTGGGAACCAAGCCGTCCATCTGGCGGCGCTTCTGCGTCCCCGGCGAGATCAGCCTGGACCGCCTACACGATATCATTCAAATCGTCATGGGTTGGCAGGAGACGCATCTTCACTGCTTCGAGATTGAAGGCCGCAGGTATGCGGAGGAACTTGAGGATGCAGGCGATGATGGGGAACAGGAGGCGAAAATCCGCCTCTCCGACCTGATCGTCACCGAGAAGGCGAAGTTTTTCTATGAGTACGACTTCGGCGACGCCTGGTGCCACGAACTTCAGGTTGAGCGGATCGACGATATTCCGAAGGGTCATTGTCTGCGCGTCACCTGCCTGGATGGTAAGCAGAGCTGCCCGCCTGAAGATGTCGGAGGTATCGACGGCTTTGCCGAGTTTCTGCAGGCCATCAGGAATGCTCGACACCCCGAGCACGAGGCCTTCCGGGAATGGGCGGGAGAAGATTTCGATCCGAGGCACTTTGACGTTGACGAAGTCAATATAGAGCTTGCGAAGTACGCACGCTGGTCACGCCCCAGAGCGCTGGAGCAGGACCTCCAAGTACCCCGGATTTGA